In Paraflavitalea devenefica, the following are encoded in one genomic region:
- a CDS encoding multiheme c-type cytochrome, translating to MNKRLLYVCCFIVSCIIIFSQCVDSKADEADIRGEQFAGSSTCISCHKAVYDSYVSTAHANTSRPATKETVTGSFASPDNVFSYNPNSRVVMEDRANGLFQSTYVNGLLQGSYPFDIAIGSSRKAQTYLYWKADQYFQLPVSYFVPAHSWANSPGFPASHPKFDRVIPSTCFGCHSSMVALKEVKLQGVTTTEMFEQNKIIYGIDCERCHGPAANHVTFHTANPREKQPMHITRISSLANNAKLDMCALCHSGLKTPQKSAFAFKPGDALSDYYYPDFTKSTKATELDVHGNQYQLFMASQCFRKSKDMNCSSCHDPHTTERNVTALSQGCMNCHSTNGHNFCKTRSVPYPVLVTNCIDCHMPALPSNKITLLANGQTSPTPDSIRTHLIAVYATEAEKVAACLKRARKPSWIDIFAP from the coding sequence ATGAATAAACGCCTGCTGTATGTATGCTGCTTTATTGTGTCCTGTATTATTATCTTTTCACAGTGCGTGGATAGCAAGGCTGATGAAGCAGATATCAGGGGTGAACAATTTGCAGGGTCTTCTACCTGTATAAGCTGCCATAAAGCTGTTTACGATTCCTATGTTTCTACGGCTCATGCCAATACTTCCCGGCCGGCCACGAAAGAAACTGTTACAGGCAGCTTTGCTTCACCGGATAATGTGTTCTCTTATAACCCTAATTCCAGGGTGGTAATGGAAGACCGGGCCAATGGTCTTTTTCAATCGACCTATGTGAACGGATTATTACAGGGCAGCTATCCCTTTGATATTGCCATTGGTTCATCGAGGAAAGCGCAAACGTATCTTTACTGGAAGGCAGACCAGTATTTTCAATTGCCGGTATCCTATTTTGTACCGGCACATAGCTGGGCCAATAGTCCCGGTTTCCCGGCATCCCATCCCAAGTTTGACAGAGTGATCCCCAGCACCTGCTTTGGCTGCCATAGCTCCATGGTAGCGCTTAAAGAGGTAAAGTTGCAGGGCGTGACCACCACTGAAATGTTTGAGCAGAACAAGATCATTTATGGTATTGACTGTGAACGTTGCCATGGACCGGCCGCCAACCATGTAACATTCCATACAGCAAATCCCCGGGAGAAACAACCGATGCATATTACCCGGATCAGTTCCCTGGCCAACAATGCTAAACTGGATATGTGCGCGCTGTGTCATTCCGGGCTAAAGACACCCCAAAAGTCCGCCTTTGCCTTTAAGCCCGGTGATGCCCTGTCGGATTATTATTACCCTGATTTTACGAAGTCGACAAAAGCCACTGAACTGGATGTGCATGGCAATCAATACCAGTTGTTCATGGCCAGTCAGTGCTTCCGGAAAAGCAAGGATATGAATTGCTCGTCGTGCCATGATCCCCATACTACAGAAAGGAATGTGACAGCACTTTCCCAAGGCTGTATGAATTGCCATTCCACGAACGGTCATAATTTTTGCAAGACGAGATCTGTCCCGTATCCGGTCCTTGTTACCAATTGTATTGACTGTCACATGCCTGCCCTCCCTTCCAATAAGATCACGCTGCTAGCCAACGGACAAACAAGTCCCACACCCGACTCCATTCGCACCCATTTGATCGCGGTTTATGCTACTGAAGCAGAAAAAGTAGCAGCCTGTCTAAAAAGAGCCCGCAAGCCATCATGGATTGATATTTTTGCACCATGA
- a CDS encoding glycerate kinase type-2 family protein: MKRENAIKIFRAAIADVQPAHLLQQQLTVKENALVIGGQLIERHTFDHVYVIGSGKAAAAMAAATEAILGHLLKEGVVVTKYGHSLPTGKIRILEAAHPVPDEQGVEAVTQTLQLLEKVTKDDIVICLISGGASALWCDVLPGTTLTEVQATFDQLIRSGAAIHEVNTVRKHLSGIKGGQLVRHCHGARVFSMIISDVPGDDLGAIASGPTVADSSTFQEAYAILSHYNLLPVLPQSVRLHIEQGRKGIIPETPKPGDVLFKNTFNKIIGNNRMAVEATAKKAKDMGYHTYIIDPLIIGDAETEARKLVALALNYQGERPVCIIQGGETTVKVTGQGKGGRNQHFVLTALSELNKRQHETGAGNICILSGGTDGTDGPTDATGGVIDKETLHLVTQKKLDIEAYLREQDAWHFLKQTDSLLITGPTQTNVMDIMMAIVQ, translated from the coding sequence GCTTGTGATTGGCGGGCAGTTAATAGAAAGACATACATTCGATCATGTATATGTTATCGGATCGGGCAAGGCCGCTGCGGCTATGGCAGCAGCCACCGAAGCGATATTGGGCCACCTTTTGAAAGAGGGGGTGGTGGTTACCAAATACGGTCACTCCCTGCCCACCGGTAAAATACGGATATTGGAAGCCGCTCATCCGGTGCCGGATGAACAGGGCGTGGAAGCAGTTACCCAAACCTTACAGTTGTTGGAAAAAGTAACAAAGGATGATATCGTAATTTGTCTCATTAGTGGTGGTGCATCTGCTTTGTGGTGCGATGTGCTCCCCGGTACTACGCTGACCGAAGTGCAGGCTACTTTTGACCAGTTGATAAGATCAGGCGCTGCCATTCATGAAGTAAATACGGTGCGTAAGCATCTTTCGGGTATTAAAGGCGGGCAATTGGTGCGTCATTGTCATGGAGCCAGGGTTTTTTCCATGATCATCAGTGATGTGCCTGGTGATGACCTGGGGGCTATTGCAAGCGGTCCTACTGTAGCCGATTCATCTACTTTCCAGGAGGCATATGCTATTCTTTCCCATTACAACCTGCTACCGGTATTGCCGCAAAGCGTCCGGTTACATATAGAGCAAGGAAGAAAAGGAATAATCCCGGAAACACCCAAGCCAGGGGATGTACTTTTTAAGAATACTTTCAATAAGATCATTGGCAATAACCGCATGGCCGTAGAAGCGACGGCTAAAAAGGCTAAGGATATGGGCTATCATACCTACATCATTGATCCATTAATAATCGGTGATGCGGAGACCGAAGCCAGGAAACTGGTTGCATTGGCTTTAAATTACCAGGGGGAAAGACCGGTTTGCATTATACAAGGCGGTGAAACAACGGTGAAGGTTACGGGCCAGGGCAAAGGAGGCCGCAACCAGCATTTTGTATTGACTGCTTTAAGCGAACTCAATAAAAGGCAACATGAAACAGGTGCTGGTAATATTTGTATACTAAGCGGCGGTACCGATGGCACCGACGGGCCAACCGATGCCACAGGCGGGGTCATTGATAAAGAAACCCTGCACCTGGTGACTCAAAAGAAACTGGATATAGAAGCCTACCTCCGGGAACAGGATGCCTGGCATTTCCTGAAGCAGACAGACAGCTTACTGATAACCGGCCCCACGCAAACCAACGTAATGGATATCATGATGGCTATTGTACAGTAA
- a CDS encoding DUF92 domain-containing protein has protein sequence MLHSLPVHFIVIGGLLLGMLLSVKTGKLSVPASLAGGLIGYLVFAGAGFAGLMMLASFFILGTLATSHRKELKATMHADGLHEQQRTAGQVFANGGVAAISGILALADPAHASLYVVMLAASLASATADTLSSELGTVYGRHFYNVLTFKKDQRGLDGVISLEGTLLGAAGAMVIAAIYGVAFGVGKASLLIVVAGIAGNLLDSVLGASLERKGIIKNDGVNFLNTLFAALVVWVFQL, from the coding sequence ATGCTTCATTCTCTTCCTGTACACTTTATTGTTATCGGCGGTCTTTTACTGGGTATGCTGCTCAGTGTGAAGACGGGTAAGTTATCTGTGCCGGCCTCTTTGGCAGGCGGACTGATCGGCTACCTGGTATTTGCCGGTGCGGGATTCGCCGGCCTGATGATGCTGGCCAGTTTTTTTATCCTGGGCACCCTGGCCACTTCGCACCGCAAGGAGCTGAAAGCAACCATGCATGCAGATGGACTTCATGAACAGCAAAGAACAGCCGGGCAGGTTTTTGCCAATGGGGGCGTGGCGGCTATATCGGGCATTTTAGCACTGGCCGATCCTGCCCACGCCTCCCTGTATGTGGTGATGCTGGCTGCCAGCCTTGCTTCCGCTACCGCCGACACACTGTCTTCTGAGCTGGGCACGGTGTATGGCCGTCATTTTTATAATGTGCTGACCTTTAAAAAAGATCAGCGTGGACTGGATGGCGTGATCAGCCTGGAAGGCACTTTATTGGGCGCCGCAGGCGCTATGGTCATTGCGGCTATTTATGGGGTGGCTTTTGGTGTGGGTAAAGCAAGCCTGCTGATCGTTGTTGCCGGTATAGCCGGTAACCTGCTGGATTCTGTATTGGGCGCCTCCCTGGAACGTAAAGGGATTATTAAGAATGATGGGGTCAATTTTTTGAATACACTGTTTGCAGCACTGGTGGTGTGGGTGTTTCAGTTGTAG
- a CDS encoding GntP family permease — translation MTNTYYLFLLLFASIVFIIWITAYRKVNAFFALLLAALGVGLLSGLPLENVVTVLKAGFGHTMEKIGLLILFGTTLGVILEKTGATISMANAILRIVKEKNAPAAIALTGFIIGLPIFCDSGFIILSGLNHSLVKKAHHRMPVMAAILATSLYAVHCLVPPHPGITAATGTAGGELGMVMLWGIVLAIPAALVGYIWSVWRGKSITHEYIEPEIEEVAVKRLPPPLPSFLPVVLPIALIAVRSIMLLFTTPQETTQSVALQFISFVGDPVIALAIGILVSFILIQQQHKKELTHWLTSGVEKAGIILAIIAAGGMFGEMLQATGMGKNLGDMLSGLSLGIFFPFLIAAIIKTAQGSSTVAVITAASLVTPLLGSLGLQSPMGVTLTILSMGAGSMMVSHANDAYFWVISRFSNLQTAATLKVYSVATLWMGLTVQLLIWVIWVLGK, via the coding sequence ATGACAAACACGTATTACCTTTTCCTGCTACTTTTTGCAAGCATTGTCTTTATCATATGGATTACCGCCTACAGGAAAGTCAACGCCTTTTTCGCCTTACTCCTGGCGGCATTAGGTGTGGGGTTACTAAGTGGGTTGCCCCTGGAAAATGTGGTTACTGTACTTAAGGCAGGATTCGGTCATACCATGGAAAAGATCGGTCTGCTCATCCTGTTCGGTACTACCCTGGGGGTAATATTGGAAAAAACAGGCGCCACCATCAGCATGGCCAATGCCATCTTACGGATAGTCAAAGAAAAAAATGCACCGGCAGCCATAGCGCTGACAGGCTTCATCATTGGCCTTCCCATATTTTGTGATAGTGGCTTCATCATCCTGAGCGGCCTGAATCACTCGCTGGTAAAAAAAGCGCATCATCGCATGCCGGTCATGGCTGCGATATTGGCTACTTCCCTCTATGCGGTCCATTGCCTGGTGCCGCCTCATCCGGGCATTACGGCTGCCACCGGCACTGCCGGGGGAGAACTGGGAATGGTGATGCTCTGGGGTATTGTGTTGGCCATACCGGCTGCACTTGTTGGTTATATATGGAGTGTGTGGCGGGGGAAAAGTATTACGCATGAATACATAGAGCCGGAAATTGAGGAAGTAGCAGTGAAGCGCCTGCCGCCACCCTTGCCCTCTTTCTTGCCTGTTGTACTGCCCATTGCTCTAATTGCTGTCAGATCAATTATGCTGCTTTTTACAACACCGCAGGAAACGACGCAAAGTGTGGCCTTGCAATTCATCTCCTTTGTGGGTGATCCCGTAATAGCCCTGGCCATTGGCATCCTCGTATCCTTTATCCTCATTCAGCAACAACATAAAAAGGAATTGACCCATTGGCTGACGAGTGGCGTGGAAAAAGCAGGCATCATCCTGGCCATCATTGCTGCAGGCGGTATGTTTGGCGAAATGTTGCAGGCTACCGGCATGGGCAAAAACTTAGGGGATATGCTTAGCGGACTCTCACTGGGTATCTTCTTCCCTTTCTTAATTGCCGCCATCATAAAAACAGCGCAGGGTTCTTCTACCGTGGCGGTCATTACGGCTGCATCACTTGTTACGCCTTTGCTGGGCAGCCTCGGGTTGCAGTCACCCATGGGAGTTACATTGACTATTTTAAGTATGGGTGCCGGCAGCATGATGGTAAGTCATGCCAACGATGCCTATTTCTGGGTCATTAGCCGCTTTTCCAACCTGCAAACGGCCGCTACACTGAAAGTGTACAGCGTGGCAACTTTGTGGATGGGCCTTACGGTACAGCTATTGATCTGGGTAATATGGGTATTGGGGAAATAA
- a CDS encoding FAD-dependent oxidoreductase — protein MNPGFTIIGAGIAGLTTAIALQQAGFKVTIFEAAPDIKAIGAGLALSANALKAFDRLGCMQEVIAEGRLLDSFTIYDEKGKALTQIDSKAIGKKYGVDNFTIHRAALHQLLLSKVNATSVHIDKRVTDVVQQANKVTVSFHDGTVHETDFLIAADGIHSVIRKKLLPDVPVRYSGYTCWRAVIDNSSLNLATTSETWGKSGRFGICPLANDKIYWFACINAPQHDKRLQQYKVADLQDHFRLFHDPIPAILEQTKDTNLIWGDIIDLPPLSLYAFGRIVLIGDAAHATTPNMGQGACQAIEDAVVLADELKKNRDVPKAFRSFEQRRLKRTHYVVNTSWKVGKVAQWDNPFLVAIRNFLFRRIPRSVSERQMKFLYEVDF, from the coding sequence ATGAATCCCGGATTTACGATTATTGGCGCCGGTATTGCCGGACTCACTACAGCCATTGCACTGCAGCAGGCAGGTTTTAAGGTAACCATTTTTGAAGCAGCACCGGACATTAAAGCGATTGGCGCCGGGCTTGCCCTGAGTGCGAATGCCCTGAAAGCATTCGACCGGCTGGGTTGTATGCAGGAGGTGATTGCCGAAGGACGCCTGTTGGATTCGTTTACTATTTATGATGAAAAAGGGAAAGCCCTCACACAGATAGACAGCAAAGCCATCGGTAAAAAGTATGGTGTTGATAATTTTACGATCCACCGGGCAGCCTTACACCAGTTATTGCTTTCCAAAGTGAACGCCACCAGTGTACATATTGATAAACGGGTAACGGATGTAGTGCAACAAGCCAATAAGGTTACGGTCAGTTTTCATGATGGTACCGTTCATGAAACCGACTTCCTGATCGCAGCCGATGGCATTCATTCCGTGATCCGCAAAAAACTACTGCCCGATGTACCGGTACGGTATTCCGGTTATACCTGCTGGCGGGCGGTGATTGACAATTCGTCGCTTAACCTGGCTACCACTTCAGAAACCTGGGGAAAGTCCGGCCGTTTTGGTATCTGTCCGCTGGCCAATGACAAGATTTACTGGTTTGCCTGCATCAATGCTCCTCAGCATGATAAACGCCTGCAACAATATAAGGTAGCAGATCTGCAGGACCATTTCCGGTTGTTTCATGACCCTATACCTGCTATTCTTGAACAAACGAAGGATACCAACCTGATCTGGGGTGATATCATTGATCTGCCTCCTCTGTCTCTTTATGCTTTTGGCCGGATTGTACTAATTGGCGACGCTGCCCATGCCACTACCCCCAATATGGGGCAAGGCGCCTGCCAGGCGATAGAAGATGCTGTGGTGCTGGCTGATGAGCTGAAAAAGAATAGGGATGTGCCCAAAGCCTTCCGGTCGTTTGAGCAACGGCGGCTAAAGCGTACTCATTATGTGGTGAATACTTCCTGGAAGGTGGGCAAGGTGGCGCAATGGGATAACCCGTTCCTGGTTGCGATCCGGAATTTTTTGTTCCGGCGGATCCCCCGGAGTGTTAGTGAACGGCAGATGAAATTTTTGTATGAGGTGGATTTTTGA